In Mytilus edulis chromosome 4, xbMytEdul2.2, whole genome shotgun sequence, the following proteins share a genomic window:
- the LOC139519069 gene encoding uncharacterized protein, translating into MGRTRGRGSYQRGFQSSQGQDQAQGRGGYHSAKRFRTGSSDIENDDPEVLLDVFVGILNDQKIMDKFVASLCDIPHLKSKLVEHLLPSLDAQIADILTPLRKNVEIMSDKLTKSEAKCEELEWKNDDLEQYTRRQSIRIAGIPEKNFESTDDEVLKFSNDVLNSQLEPGEIDRSHRVGPPRSNDSKQKPREIIVRFVSYKSRQKLLKCKKTMHEFNKSIGTNYLMYEDLTRKRSELAYNARWLKNNNFIKETWTFDGKVFIKMPDDRIFLCTRPSDFPTAFQQHLPINNKPSKPDDNKTGKRPSSYAKAVKTNKQSSESPSVPIPSQTYQSTILEETSVKSSSASNEPTLESGDT; encoded by the coding sequence ATGGGACGTACTAGAGGAAGGGGGAGCTATCAACGGGGGTTTCAAAGTTCCCAGGGTCAAGATCAGGCTCAGGGCCGTGGTGGCTACCATTCCGCAAAACGATTTCGGACTGGTAGTAGTGACATTGAAAACGATGACCCTGAAGTTCTGTTGGATGTATTCGTAGGCATCCTCAATGACCAAAAGATCATGGACAAGTTTGTTGCCTCTTTGTGTGACATACCCCATTTGAAATCAAAGCTCGTTGAACATCTACTACCATCCCTTGATGCTCAAATAGCTGACATCCTAACTCCTTTACgtaaaaatgtagaaataatgaGTGATAAACTAACAAAATCCGAAGCAAAATGTGAGGAATTGGAGTGGAAAAACGATGACCTCGAACAATACACTCGCAGACAGTCAATTCGTATAGCAGGTATCCCCGAAAAAAATTTCGAAAGTACTGATGATGAAGTTCTTAAATTTTCTAATGATGTGCTTAATTCTCAGTTAGAACCTGGTGAAATAGACAGATCACACAGAGTAGGTCCACCGCGATCTAATGATAGTAAGCAAAAGCCTCGAGAAATTATTGTTAGGTTTGTGTCGTACAAAAGCAGACAAAAACTcttaaaatgcaaaaaaacaatGCACGAATTCAACAAGAGTATTGGTACAAACTACCTAATGTATGAAGACCTTACACGCAAGCGATCTGAACTAGCCTATAATGCACGTTGGCTCAAAAATAACAACTTCATAAAAGAAACCTGGACCTTTGATGGGAAAGTTTTTATTAAAATGCCAGACGACCGCATTTTTTTATGCACTAGACCATCAGATTTTCCGACTGCATTTCAACAACATCTTCCTATCAACAATAAACCCTCAAAACCAGATGATAACAAAACAGGCAAACGACCATCCAGTTATGCTAAAGCGGTTAAAACCAATAAACAGTCATCAGAGTCACCATCAGTACCAATACCATCACAAACGTACCAGTCGACTATCCTAGAGGAAACATCTGTCAAATCATCATCTGCCTCTAATGAACCAACCTTAGAATCAGGGGATACTTAA